One Sediminibacillus dalangtanensis genomic region harbors:
- a CDS encoding ABC transporter ATP-binding protein has product MIQFENVSKIYPDGTEAVKQLNLTVEEGELLTLIGPSGCGKTTTMKMINRLIEPSTGIIRIHNKKINDYNIHELRWNIGYVLQEIALFPHMTIEENIMIVPEMKKWEKQKIRRRVDELMEMVGLDPENFKKRRPQELSGGQQQRVGVLRALAADPDILLMDEPFSALDPITREQLQSDIRTLQKEIKKTIVFVTHDIDEAMAIGDRVCLMKDGEVVQVDRPQQLILQPRTDFVRNFIGEKKSPWQTAVDVIMDHTGSRVVSRLQYERKNFKPNGVYIIVDEENQYIGTYKDGQKLEHPELPNDMQLVQTTEIFLRNEIDILPVVQNNKVIGTLSYGDIVHYLDSKTTMENGVVQQ; this is encoded by the coding sequence ATGATTCAGTTTGAGAATGTTTCGAAAATTTATCCAGACGGCACTGAAGCTGTTAAACAGTTGAATTTGACTGTCGAAGAAGGGGAGTTACTAACCCTCATCGGACCGAGTGGCTGTGGGAAAACGACGACAATGAAGATGATCAACCGACTGATCGAACCATCAACAGGAATAATACGCATACATAACAAAAAGATCAATGACTATAACATCCATGAACTCCGCTGGAATATTGGATATGTATTGCAGGAAATAGCGCTTTTTCCACATATGACAATTGAAGAGAACATTATGATTGTTCCGGAAATGAAAAAATGGGAAAAACAAAAGATCCGGCGCAGAGTGGATGAACTGATGGAAATGGTCGGCCTTGATCCGGAAAACTTCAAAAAAAGAAGACCACAGGAATTATCTGGCGGTCAGCAGCAGCGTGTCGGCGTTTTAAGAGCTCTCGCAGCGGATCCGGATATCCTGTTGATGGATGAACCTTTCAGTGCGCTTGATCCAATAACAAGGGAGCAGTTACAAAGCGACATCCGTACACTTCAAAAAGAAATCAAGAAAACCATTGTATTTGTCACGCACGACATCGATGAGGCGATGGCTATAGGAGACCGCGTTTGCTTAATGAAAGATGGCGAAGTTGTTCAAGTAGACAGGCCCCAGCAGTTGATCCTACAGCCGCGTACTGACTTTGTAAGAAACTTTATCGGGGAGAAGAAATCTCCCTGGCAAACGGCTGTGGATGTGATTATGGATCACACTGGAAGCAGGGTGGTTTCCCGTCTGCAATATGAGCGTAAAAACTTCAAACCCAACGGTGTTTATATCATTGTGGATGAAGAAAATCAGTACATCGGCACTTATAAAGATGGCCAAAAACTGGAACATCCCGAACTACCCAATGACATGCAGTTAGTACAGACTACGGAAATTTTCCTCCGGAATGAGATTGATATATTGCCTGTTGTACAAAATAACAAAGTGATTGGGACACTATCCTACGGAGATATCGTCCATTACCTGGATAGTAAAACGACAATGGAAAACGGGGTGGTTCAGCAATGA
- the parE gene encoding DNA topoisomerase IV subunit B, with the protein MQYSDDSIQVLEGLEAVRKRPGMYIGSTDSRGLHHLVFEIVDNAVDEALAGYGEQIRVTIHQDNSISVEDKGRGMPTGMHKTGRPTPEVIFTVLHAGGKFGQGGYKTSGGLHGVGASVVNALSEWLEVTIYRDGYIYTQRFENGGVPVTSLEKKGATRKTGTTIHFKPDTTVFTSTTYQFEMLSERLREAAFLLKGLQIDILDKRSGEQESYQYPDGLKSFVAYLNEEKDTLHPVVAFEGEQQEIEVDFAFQFNDGFAESMLSFVNNVRTKDGGTHESGARTAITRVVNEYARKNNLLKEKDKNLEGNDIREGFTAIVSVRIPEDKLQFEGQTKGKLGTAEARSAVDAVVSEKLSYFLEENADIAGMLIKKAIRAKEAREAARKAREEARTGKKKKRKDALLSGKLTPAQSKNAAKNELYLVEGDSAGGSAKQGRDRKFQAVLPLRGKVINTEKAKLADVFKNEEISTIIHTIGAGVGGDFNLDDVQYDKIVIMTDADTDGAHIQVLLLTFFYRYMRPLIEAGKVYIALPPLYKISKGKGKKETVRYAWNEEEMKVAAKELKNGYILQRYKGLGEMNADQLWETTMNPETRTLIRVTIEDLTRAERRVTTLMGDKVEPRRKWIESHVEFGLEEETNILENENIHT; encoded by the coding sequence ATGCAATATTCGGATGATTCCATACAAGTCCTAGAAGGTTTGGAGGCTGTTAGAAAAAGACCGGGAATGTATATTGGCAGTACGGATTCCCGAGGCCTTCATCACCTCGTTTTTGAAATCGTCGACAATGCTGTCGATGAAGCACTGGCGGGCTATGGGGAGCAGATCCGGGTAACCATACATCAAGACAATAGTATTTCAGTAGAAGATAAAGGAAGAGGGATGCCGACCGGTATGCATAAAACCGGAAGACCAACCCCAGAAGTTATTTTCACCGTCTTGCACGCTGGGGGAAAATTCGGCCAGGGTGGATATAAAACAAGCGGCGGACTGCATGGGGTAGGTGCTTCCGTTGTGAATGCTTTATCGGAGTGGCTGGAAGTTACGATATATCGGGATGGCTATATTTATACCCAGCGTTTTGAAAATGGCGGAGTGCCTGTTACTTCTTTGGAGAAAAAAGGGGCAACTCGTAAAACAGGGACGACCATTCACTTCAAACCGGATACAACTGTATTCACTTCGACAACCTATCAATTCGAAATGCTTTCGGAACGCCTTCGTGAAGCCGCTTTTTTGCTAAAAGGACTGCAAATAGATATTTTAGACAAGCGCAGTGGCGAACAGGAATCCTACCAGTACCCCGATGGATTGAAGTCATTCGTAGCATATCTGAATGAAGAAAAGGATACATTGCATCCTGTAGTAGCATTTGAAGGGGAACAGCAAGAGATTGAAGTCGATTTTGCTTTCCAATTCAATGATGGTTTTGCCGAAAGCATGCTGTCTTTCGTCAATAATGTCCGCACAAAAGATGGCGGAACACATGAATCAGGTGCTAGAACAGCTATTACGCGAGTGGTTAATGAATATGCAAGAAAAAACAACTTGCTAAAGGAAAAAGACAAAAATCTGGAAGGAAACGATATAAGGGAAGGCTTCACTGCCATCGTATCGGTAAGAATACCGGAGGACAAGCTTCAATTTGAAGGACAGACAAAAGGGAAATTGGGAACGGCAGAAGCAAGATCAGCCGTGGATGCGGTTGTATCGGAAAAGCTCTCCTACTTCCTGGAGGAAAACGCTGATATCGCAGGGATGCTGATAAAAAAGGCAATTCGTGCTAAAGAAGCCAGAGAAGCAGCCCGAAAGGCAAGAGAAGAAGCGAGAACAGGTAAAAAGAAAAAACGAAAAGACGCTTTGTTAAGCGGGAAGTTGACGCCTGCTCAGTCTAAAAATGCAGCCAAAAACGAGTTATACCTGGTAGAGGGTGACTCGGCCGGAGGATCTGCAAAGCAGGGAAGAGACCGTAAGTTCCAGGCTGTTTTGCCTTTGCGGGGAAAAGTCATCAATACAGAAAAAGCAAAACTTGCCGATGTCTTTAAAAATGAAGAAATCTCCACGATTATTCATACTATTGGAGCAGGTGTCGGCGGTGACTTTAATCTAGACGACGTACAATACGATAAAATAGTGATTATGACGGATGCCGATACGGACGGTGCTCATATCCAAGTACTGCTTTTGACATTTTTCTACCGTTATATGCGTCCGCTAATCGAAGCAGGTAAAGTCTATATCGCACTGCCTCCGCTCTACAAGATTTCCAAAGGAAAAGGCAAAAAGGAGACCGTCCGTTATGCCTGGAACGAAGAGGAAATGAAAGTGGCGGCAAAAGAGCTGAAAAACGGATATATTTTACAGAGGTATAAAGGACTTGGCGAAATGAATGCCGACCAGCTATGGGAAACAACGATGAATCCGGAAACTAGAACGTTGATCCGGGTCACAATCGAAGACTTGACTAGAGCGGAACGAAGAGTGACCACTCTTATGGGAGACAAAGTAGAACCGCGGCGAAAGTGGATTGAGTCCCATGTGGAATTTGGACTCGAAGAAGAAACGAATATATTGGAAAATGAAAATATTCACACGTAA
- a CDS encoding alpha/beta hydrolase: protein MKHTQKEKNSRNDFYVRKVGVGKPVVFLPAAGFSGMEGLNIADRLSPSCQSHLLDLPGYGNSKGVSEKCTEKRLADWLKEYLDQQHLHSADIIAHSLGGGVALSFAVHYPERVNRLILLDAGHKSFPRFPFQEFGPFALLFPLLNVGYHLKGFSFMERLTGLFSGSGAKQENEGEKVERFCEIVGIENSTYVQEALRHSPELTASGMNLLFGYYNLNLPKLFRKLTVPTYLIYGTFANRNLKQYKLTRRSIESLQKKQNLPVKYVPVNSGHYVHWSGEEILDKLAFIMDQDSEKERDQNEMYRSI from the coding sequence ATGAAACATACGCAAAAAGAAAAAAACAGTAGGAATGATTTTTATGTGAGAAAAGTAGGAGTTGGAAAACCAGTAGTATTTTTGCCTGCGGCCGGATTTTCTGGGATGGAGGGGTTGAATATTGCAGACAGACTGAGTCCATCCTGCCAGTCACACCTGCTTGATCTTCCGGGGTATGGAAATAGTAAAGGAGTGAGCGAAAAGTGTACAGAGAAACGATTGGCTGACTGGTTGAAAGAATATCTTGATCAACAACACCTCCATTCTGCTGACATTATTGCCCATTCGCTAGGGGGAGGCGTTGCATTGTCATTCGCTGTTCATTATCCGGAAAGGGTGAATCGACTTATATTATTGGATGCTGGACATAAATCTTTTCCACGGTTTCCTTTCCAAGAATTCGGGCCCTTTGCGCTTTTGTTTCCTTTGTTAAATGTAGGTTACCATCTGAAAGGCTTTTCGTTTATGGAAAGGCTGACCGGGTTGTTCTCAGGAAGCGGTGCTAAGCAGGAAAACGAGGGAGAGAAGGTCGAGCGATTCTGTGAAATTGTCGGAATTGAAAATAGTACGTATGTACAGGAAGCTTTACGACACTCCCCAGAACTGACTGCTTCCGGTATGAATCTTTTATTCGGTTATTATAATCTCAATTTGCCAAAGCTTTTCAGGAAATTGACTGTGCCAACTTACCTAATATATGGAACTTTTGCAAACAGAAATCTTAAACAATATAAGTTGACCAGAAGAAGCATAGAAAGTCTGCAGAAAAAGCAAAATCTTCCGGTGAAATACGTGCCGGTTAACAGTGGACATTATGTGCACTGGAGTGGGGAAGAGATACTGGATAAATTGGCATTTATTATGGACCAGGATTCAGAAAAAGAAAGAGATCAAAACGAAATGTATCGCTCGATTTAG
- the plsY gene encoding glycerol-3-phosphate 1-O-acyltransferase PlsY has protein sequence MSYIVFAVIAYLIGSIPFGLIVGKLGFKIDIRQHGSGNLGGTNSFRVLGVKAGLLVTVSDILKGTLAVILPQVFTDDVNALIIGIFAVIGHMYPVFAKFKGGKAVATSGGVILGVNPLLFLVILATFFLSLFLTKYVSLASMITGVVTVVVTIIFQETGLLIATSLLTIFVFYRHRANIKRIINKTEPKITWM, from the coding sequence ATGAGTTATATTGTTTTTGCAGTTATTGCATATCTTATCGGATCAATTCCATTCGGATTGATCGTGGGAAAGCTCGGATTTAAAATCGATATCCGACAGCATGGGAGCGGAAATCTTGGGGGCACCAATTCCTTCAGGGTCCTTGGTGTCAAAGCCGGCCTGCTTGTTACGGTTTCCGATATTTTAAAAGGAACATTGGCGGTTATTCTTCCCCAAGTCTTTACGGATGATGTCAATGCTTTAATTATTGGTATTTTTGCGGTCATTGGCCACATGTACCCTGTCTTCGCTAAATTCAAGGGCGGAAAAGCAGTGGCTACTTCTGGAGGAGTAATTCTCGGAGTAAACCCACTGTTGTTCCTTGTTATACTGGCAACGTTCTTTCTAAGTCTGTTCTTAACGAAATATGTATCATTAGCTTCGATGATTACCGGTGTCGTCACCGTTGTGGTCACCATCATTTTCCAGGAAACAGGGTTGTTAATTGCGACTTCTTTATTGACCATCTTTGTTTTTTACCGGCATCGTGCCAATATTAAACGGATCATCAATAAAACCGAACCAAAAATCACCTGGATGTAA
- a CDS encoding manganese catalase family protein: protein MFTHIKELQYNAKPTRPDPVYAKKLQEILGGQFGEITVMMQYLFQGWNCRAEQKYKDMLLDIGTEEIAHVEMIATMIAQLLDGAPAKEQEEAAVKNPAVEAVLGGMNPQHVIVSGLGATPTDSVGYPWNSRYTIASGNLLADFRANLNAESQGRLQVVRLYESTTDPGVRDMLSFLIARDTMHQNQWMAAIEELEANQKAIVPSTFPQKLEKQDVSYSFMNFSEGEESSNGRWAKGKSMDGQGSFEYVSKPEAMGQNPQLQPAPAYIHGTVPPDTIPPETGQANFQSQSDNT, encoded by the coding sequence TTGTTTACTCATATAAAAGAATTGCAATACAATGCCAAACCAACAAGACCAGACCCCGTTTATGCCAAAAAGCTACAGGAAATACTGGGTGGCCAATTTGGGGAGATAACGGTGATGATGCAGTATTTGTTCCAAGGTTGGAATTGCCGTGCAGAACAAAAATACAAAGATATGCTTCTGGACATCGGAACCGAAGAGATAGCACATGTTGAAATGATCGCAACCATGATTGCCCAATTGTTAGACGGCGCACCGGCAAAGGAGCAGGAGGAGGCTGCCGTCAAAAACCCTGCTGTCGAAGCAGTACTGGGTGGCATGAATCCCCAGCATGTTATTGTTTCCGGACTTGGTGCTACACCCACAGATAGTGTCGGTTATCCATGGAATTCACGTTATACCATTGCTAGCGGCAACCTTCTGGCAGACTTCCGTGCAAATTTGAATGCGGAGTCACAAGGCCGCCTTCAGGTCGTCCGGTTGTATGAATCGACGACAGATCCCGGAGTCCGAGATATGCTTTCCTTTTTAATTGCGAGGGATACCATGCATCAGAATCAATGGATGGCTGCCATCGAAGAACTGGAGGCTAATCAAAAAGCCATTGTACCGAGTACTTTTCCCCAAAAACTTGAAAAACAAGATGTTTCTTATTCGTTCATGAACTTCTCAGAGGGTGAGGAAAGTTCAAACGGCAGATGGGCAAAAGGAAAAAGCATGGATGGTCAAGGTTCCTTTGAGTATGTATCAAAACCAGAAGCGATGGGGCAAAACCCTCAACTTCAGCCTGCACCAGCATACATTCATGGTACCGTTCCTCCCGACACTATTCCACCAGAAACCGGACAGGCAAATTTTCAAAGCCAATCCGATAACACTTGA
- a CDS encoding CoA-binding protein, with amino-acid sequence MAYKAPDKQEMKKILEEAKTIAVVGLSDKPERTSYQIAKAMKEAGYRIIPVNPEVEESLGEKAYDTLAEVEENIDIINVFRRSEYLYDLAKQAIETKADVFWAQQGIFDEKAYELLKDHGYTVIMDMCIKVAHSITIGK; translated from the coding sequence ATGGCATACAAAGCTCCTGATAAACAGGAAATGAAAAAAATTTTAGAAGAAGCTAAAACCATTGCTGTAGTCGGTCTTTCTGACAAGCCTGAAAGAACTTCTTATCAGATTGCCAAGGCTATGAAGGAAGCAGGGTACCGGATTATCCCTGTCAATCCCGAAGTCGAAGAATCACTCGGCGAGAAAGCTTATGACACACTTGCCGAAGTGGAGGAAAATATCGATATTATCAATGTTTTCCGTCGTTCTGAATATTTGTATGACCTTGCAAAACAAGCAATCGAAACAAAAGCAGATGTTTTTTGGGCGCAGCAGGGTATTTTTGACGAAAAGGCGTATGAACTATTAAAGGATCATGGTTATACCGTCATCATGGATATGTGCATCAAGGTGGCCCATTCGATAACGATTGGAAAATAA
- the yidD gene encoding membrane protein insertion efficiency factor YidD produces MKRLFILFIKVYQKVISPIKPPTCRFYPTCSQYGLESLEQFGVIKGGFLTIKRLLKCHPFHPGGFDPVPEKKTEK; encoded by the coding sequence ATGAAACGATTGTTTATCCTTTTTATCAAGGTGTATCAAAAGGTGATCAGTCCCATAAAGCCTCCGACATGTCGTTTTTATCCCACATGTTCCCAATATGGATTAGAATCATTGGAGCAGTTCGGAGTCATCAAGGGAGGATTTTTGACAATCAAAAGGTTGTTGAAATGCCACCCTTTCCATCCAGGCGGTTTTGATCCGGTTCCAGAGAAAAAAACGGAAAAATAA
- a CDS encoding ABC transporter permease/substrate-binding protein: MSRFLEVFQSRQFMLWEKIWEHLQISIVSLLIAVIIAVPLGIALTRSKRLAEPIIGVTAVLQTIPSLAVLAFLIPFLGIGRQPAVVALIAYGLLPILRNTYTGIKEVNPALKEAATGMGMNSLRRLAKVELPLAMPVIMAGIRTSMVLIVGTTTIAALIGAGGLGELILLGIDRGGEINLILLGAVPAALLAVLLDFILRIVERTSVKAGFRSLAAVMVAAVLIIVSPFIINMEQRTDLVIGGKLNAEPSILINMYKILIEEETDLKVELEEGLGKTAFVFSALQEGSIDIYPEFTGTAIVTHLEEQAVSNDAREVYEQAKEGMKEQYDMAFLEPMAYNNTYTLATTRKFAEENELETISDLKSIDDEVTAGFTLEFNDREDGYQGIQKLYGIAFGEVRTMEPGIRQGAIANGQVDIIDAYSTDSYMVELDLKALEDDKNLFPPYQGAPLMRQETLDRYPELEAILNQLAGKITDEQMREMNYQVDYEEKSYEEVARKFLRDQELIH, from the coding sequence ATGAGTCGCTTTTTGGAAGTTTTCCAGTCACGCCAATTCATGCTGTGGGAAAAAATTTGGGAGCATTTACAAATCTCCATCGTTTCTCTGTTAATAGCGGTTATTATCGCGGTACCCCTTGGTATTGCACTCACAAGGTCGAAACGGCTGGCAGAGCCAATCATTGGTGTTACTGCTGTTTTACAAACTATTCCAAGTCTTGCTGTTCTGGCTTTTTTGATTCCTTTTTTAGGAATAGGAAGGCAGCCGGCTGTCGTTGCATTGATTGCTTACGGACTTTTGCCCATCTTAAGGAATACATATACGGGGATTAAAGAGGTGAATCCCGCCCTCAAGGAAGCAGCTACTGGTATGGGAATGAATTCTTTACGTCGCTTAGCGAAAGTGGAACTGCCTTTGGCAATGCCTGTCATCATGGCTGGCATCCGTACTTCCATGGTATTGATTGTGGGCACTACCACCATAGCCGCTCTTATCGGGGCAGGCGGATTAGGAGAACTAATACTGCTTGGCATCGATCGGGGCGGGGAAATTAATTTGATTTTACTAGGGGCTGTACCGGCTGCGTTATTAGCTGTATTACTAGATTTTATTTTAAGAATAGTGGAGCGTACTTCCGTCAAGGCTGGTTTCCGTTCATTGGCAGCTGTTATGGTGGCGGCAGTATTGATCATCGTCAGTCCGTTTATCATAAATATGGAACAACGAACAGACTTGGTTATCGGAGGAAAGTTGAACGCGGAGCCGTCCATCTTAATCAATATGTATAAAATCCTTATTGAAGAAGAAACGGATTTGAAGGTGGAGCTGGAAGAAGGGCTTGGAAAAACTGCATTTGTATTCAGTGCCTTACAGGAAGGCAGTATTGACATTTATCCAGAATTCACTGGAACTGCCATTGTAACCCATCTGGAAGAGCAGGCGGTGAGCAACGATGCGAGAGAAGTATATGAACAGGCGAAAGAAGGGATGAAGGAACAGTACGACATGGCATTCCTGGAGCCGATGGCATACAACAATACGTACACATTAGCAACAACTCGTAAATTTGCGGAAGAAAATGAACTTGAAACGATAAGTGATTTGAAATCCATCGATGACGAAGTCACTGCTGGATTCACATTGGAATTCAATGACCGGGAAGATGGCTACCAAGGCATCCAGAAGTTGTATGGAATTGCATTCGGTGAAGTAAGAACGATGGAACCTGGTATCCGTCAAGGAGCGATTGCCAATGGACAAGTAGATATCATTGATGCCTACTCGACGGATAGTTATATGGTGGAATTGGATTTGAAAGCTTTAGAAGATGACAAAAATTTATTTCCTCCATATCAAGGTGCACCATTGATGAGACAGGAAACGCTTGACCGCTACCCAGAACTTGAAGCCATTCTAAACCAGCTTGCCGGAAAGATTACAGATGAACAAATGCGGGAAATGAATTACCAGGTCGATTATGAAGAAAAAAGTTATGAAGAAGTGGCTCGGAAATTTTTAAGAGATCAAGAACTGATTCATTAA
- the folE2 gene encoding GTP cyclohydrolase FolE2 — translation MNNTELKNRKTLPSKPERHKLFGSVEPGPKTKPVDKEKMADLQNSKKDFLFDIDAVGIANVKNPINITSNLIPNNQTTIGTFRFTSRIDKDSKGTNMSRFTEQLDAYYKKNYSIDIDTLKRFTKDLAIRLKQKDAQMEVSFPWFFERKGPSSELAGLNHADAGIKVTYDQDKGHYIEVTLAGTITTLCPCSKEISEYSAHNQRGRVEMTAVLSEDFDENETDWKEALLEAAESNASARIHPVLKRPDEKMVTEQAYENPRFVEDIVRLVAADLYELPFVERFTISCRNEESIHLHDAVASLSFDKNKDA, via the coding sequence ATGAACAATACAGAACTTAAAAACAGAAAAACATTGCCCAGCAAGCCAGAACGACATAAATTATTTGGTTCTGTGGAACCTGGACCGAAAACAAAGCCTGTCGACAAGGAAAAAATGGCTGATCTACAAAATTCAAAAAAAGATTTTTTGTTCGATATAGATGCAGTTGGAATTGCCAATGTCAAAAATCCCATTAATATCACAAGCAATTTAATACCAAACAATCAGACAACCATTGGTACATTCCGTTTCACTTCCCGCATTGACAAGGATAGCAAAGGAACGAACATGAGCCGATTCACCGAACAGCTTGATGCCTATTACAAAAAAAATTACTCTATTGATATCGACACATTGAAGAGATTCACCAAGGATTTAGCTATCAGGTTAAAGCAAAAGGATGCCCAAATGGAAGTGAGTTTCCCTTGGTTTTTCGAACGGAAAGGCCCTTCCTCGGAATTAGCTGGGTTAAATCACGCGGATGCAGGTATAAAAGTGACTTATGATCAAGACAAGGGTCACTATATCGAAGTCACTCTGGCAGGTACCATCACTACACTTTGCCCTTGCTCAAAAGAAATCAGTGAATATAGCGCCCATAACCAACGAGGCAGAGTGGAAATGACAGCAGTCCTTTCAGAAGATTTTGATGAGAATGAAACAGACTGGAAAGAAGCGCTGTTGGAAGCTGCAGAAAGCAATGCCAGTGCAAGAATCCATCCTGTGTTGAAGCGCCCTGATGAAAAAATGGTGACAGAACAGGCATACGAAAATCCGCGTTTTGTGGAAGATATTGTACGGTTGGTTGCTGCAGATTTGTATGAACTGCCGTTTGTGGAAAGATTCACGATTTCTTGCCGAAATGAGGAATCAATCCATTTGCATGACGCGGTTGCATCGTTATCCTTTGATAAAAACAAAGATGCGTAG